One genomic region from Pseudomonas hormoni encodes:
- a CDS encoding GGDEF domain-containing protein — protein sequence MPRSSAVRFSHFLPSLLLLIAGLAAAYVKDLNVFFTSLFNVLPTLVLLLGGAYCAVYRRQRELFLMVTVYIAYYLLDTQTDYYRDNGKVREDAAVVFHLCCLLLPLLFGVFAAWQERTHLFQDMVARFAVLLAVGSVALGLEQSYPQALLMWLSEIRWPALHGAWMSLIQLSYPVFIASFLLLSWQYWRNPRPLHAAQLVGLLGLFWALPKTFILPFTLNIMCSQVMLMIAAAVAHEAYQMAFRDELTGLPGRRALNERMQRLGRNYVLAMSDVDHFKKFNDTHGHDVGDQVLRLVASKLSKIGGGGRAYRYGGEEFALVFAGKTLEECMPHLEVIRESIATYNIQLRNQDNRPQDDQQGRQRRSGSAASSVSVTVSIGVAERVDQRNPEKVLKSADEALYAAKGAGRNCVVAYGQNRRGAVREAAAG from the coding sequence TTGCCGCGTTCTTCCGCTGTACGTTTCAGTCATTTCCTACCGTCACTTCTGCTTTTGATTGCGGGGCTGGCGGCTGCCTACGTCAAGGATCTGAACGTCTTCTTCACGTCGCTGTTCAACGTGTTGCCCACCCTCGTTTTGTTGCTCGGTGGCGCTTACTGCGCGGTTTACCGACGTCAGCGCGAGCTGTTTCTGATGGTCACGGTGTACATCGCTTACTACCTGCTCGACACCCAGACCGACTATTACCGCGACAACGGTAAGGTGCGCGAAGACGCCGCTGTGGTTTTTCACCTGTGCTGTTTGCTGCTTCCGCTGCTGTTTGGTGTGTTCGCGGCGTGGCAGGAACGCACCCATTTGTTCCAGGACATGGTCGCGCGCTTCGCGGTGTTGCTGGCCGTCGGCAGTGTGGCGTTGGGGCTGGAGCAAAGTTACCCACAGGCGTTGCTGATGTGGCTGTCGGAAATCCGCTGGCCCGCCCTGCATGGTGCGTGGATGAGCCTGATTCAGCTGTCTTACCCGGTATTCATCGCCTCGTTCCTGCTGCTGAGCTGGCAATACTGGCGCAATCCCAGACCGTTGCACGCCGCACAACTGGTGGGTTTGCTCGGGTTGTTCTGGGCGTTACCGAAAACCTTCATCCTGCCGTTTACCCTTAACATCATGTGCAGTCAGGTGATGTTGATGATCGCCGCGGCGGTTGCCCATGAAGCCTATCAAATGGCTTTCCGTGATGAGCTTACCGGTCTGCCGGGGCGCCGTGCCTTGAACGAACGCATGCAGCGCCTGGGGCGCAATTACGTATTGGCCATGAGCGACGTCGACCACTTCAAGAAATTCAACGACACCCACGGTCACGACGTCGGCGATCAGGTGCTGCGCCTGGTTGCCAGCAAGTTGTCGAAAATCGGCGGTGGCGGTAGGGCGTATCGCTATGGCGGTGAGGAATTTGCACTGGTGTTTGCGGGCAAGACGCTCGAGGAGTGCATGCCCCACCTGGAAGTGATCCGTGAATCCATTGCGACCTACAATATTCAACTGCGTAACCAGGACAATCGTCCTCAGGACGATCAGCAGGGTCGTCAGCGTCGTTCCGGTTCCGCGGCTTCGAGTGTGTCGGTCACCGTCAGCATCGGCGTCGCCGAACGCGTGGATCAACGTAACCCTGAAAAAGTGCTCAAGTCTGCCGATGAGGCGCTCTACGCTGCCAAAGGTGCCGGGCGAAACTGTGTGGTGGCTTACGGTCAGAACCGTCGTGGTGCGGTGCGCGAGGCGGCTGCGGGTTGA